The Anomaloglossus baeobatrachus isolate aAnoBae1 chromosome 7, aAnoBae1.hap1, whole genome shotgun sequence sequence ACCTTCACGTCTGAGTCCTACCCCACCTGAAAGTGTGAAGTCAGGTCTGATAAGGAGACAGCGCTGGCCGCATCTTCATGTCTGAGTCCTACCCCACTTGAAGGCATGAAGTCCGTTCTGATAAGGAGACAGCACTGGCCACATCTTCACATCTGAGGCATACCCCACCTGAAAGTGTGAAGTCAGTTCTAATAAGGAGACAGCGTTGGCCGCACCTTCACGTCTGAGTCCTACCCCACATGAAGGCATGAAGTTCGTTCTGATAAGAAGACAGCGCTGGCCGCATCTTCACGTCTGGTTTTCGGCACCAGACTACACCCAGGGACAAGGGTTCAGAGTTGTGCAGTCTAAACCCCTGTCTCTGTGTCACGGGGGCTCATATGTTTATCCCCTAGGATAAGTAGCAGATAATCATCGTATATCAGTTACATGGAAGGTGACGAGCTTCAGGGAAATCAGGTGCAAATTCTGCCAGAAGGACTAATCTGTTTTAAGCATCCTGACCACAGAAACAAATGAATGAATCCATTGCCCCCTTCACTCCTGCCCAGATCTTTGGATTGTGTCTTCCAGGAGCGGCCGCTGCCCTGCTTGTACCTTCTGGTGCAGGTTTATGTTACTGTTGGTCCTAGACTTGGTTGTTGATCAGGCTTATTGGATATAGCCTTGGGTATAGCCCTGATTTGAATGATCTATTAGTTGAGTTAATAAATGCAAATATGCGGTGTAGACAGAAGCTGTTGACACAACGGCACTACTCTAGCTCTATGCAACCTGCGCTCGGGTTTTGCATGGTGCCATGAATTCTGAACTCAGACTTGCTCATATATTCAGGTCCCAGAAGTCATTTATGGAGGACATTTTGCCTTCAGTTTTGGATTGTTGACAATTGGGCATGAATCCAGGTGACCAATCCTTGTAAACTAGGACAAGGCTTGACCAATCTCAAGAGCAATGATGAGCAGATAAAAAGCCAGGACAAGATTTAGCTCCTGAGAGTGACACATTACATGAAGAGACATTGTCCTCCTCTAGACGTTTTCATTGACTAATATCTGCTCCTTGAGAACTGCAGATGTCTTCATGGTTTTCGTTATAGGCGACCTTCTATATTGGGATAGTCATGGTCTACCACGACCCCATAATCTCTATGTACATTGCTATCCTTAGTCTGGAGACCATTTATGGAGTATCTACTAACGCCTTCATCATCTCGCTCCTTTCCTATTATTATGTTCATGGACTGGACCGGAGTGTCAGTAATGTCATCATCTTGGCTTTGAGCGTCTCCAATGTCCTCTATGCCTGTGTGTCATATGTGAATGTGTTACTGCTCTATTGCAATCCCTTAGTTTTTCTGAAAACCCTTATTACTCCATCCGTCTACGTCTTTGCCTCATTCATGATCACATCCTCATCCTGGCTTACTGCCTGCTTATGCTTCTTCTACTTCATGAAGATCCAAACATTTCGGTCTGGCTTCCTATCCTGGATAAAGATGAAGGTCAACATTGCTATTCCATGGATGATCCTGATGGCCGAGCTTCTATCTGTGGTCACTGCCTCACTGCACATACTAGAGATTCTTGAACATAGTGAATCTCCCAAGAACATCTTGCTGGTCCAGTTGGCCAAGATGAAGGCATCATCCAATGGGGTTTTCCCCAATAACTTGTACATCTCGTTTGTGAGCAGCTGCTTTCCTTTTCTCATCAGTGTAGTCACCACAACGGCCACAGTATGGTCCTTGAATAAACACagcaaaaagatggagaaaaaacaaacaaaatcttCTGTCAGCGTGAAAGCTTACGAAAATACCATCCTCAACATGATACGACTTCTGATCTTTTATGGGATCTTTTATGTCACCTTGTTCCTTTTTTACTTTAACCTATTTGCTTCATACACCACTGGGTTTTGGATGTTTCTGATGGTGATATTTTTATATGCTCCCGTTCAATCAACTCTTCTGATTTTTTCAAACACTAAACTGTAGAAAGCCTGGATGAAGATCTTCCTCTGCAAAGCAACATCCACCATAGAAGAGGAGAGCGGCAACATCTCCTCACCGGAGATCTGATCATCCGTCATGTATCCCGGAGGCTGACATCCCTGGTCCTAAGTGTATATCATCTGTCACTGAAACTAGTGCCGGGCCATCAAGCATCTGGAATGGTCAATATTTTATCAACCCAGGAACCAGAAAAATAAAAGTGATCGTAGAAAGtatgaaaaacaacaacaaaaatgtAAAAGTTTTATTAATGATTTCACACATTGAATAATAAATTATCAATAAATTGTTGTTTAGACGAATATTTCTTCTGTTTCAAGAGCATTTAGAAAGACTCTGTTTtcgtttcttcttcttcttcttcctcttgtcCTTGTAATTTTTGTTCTTTTCCTTCTTGTTCTTCATTCTCTTGTTGTTGTTTTTCTTCTTGTTCCTTTTGTACTTCTTGTTATTGttgttcttctagctcttattcttCTTCTGTTTTTTTTCGGGTTGCTCTTCTTGTCCTTGATGTTCCTCTTTTTCTTGCTCCTGTTCTACGTTTCTTGTTGTTCTTGTTCTTATTGCTCTTCATCTTGTTCCTCTGCTTGTTCTTTTTTTGATtttcttgctctcgttcttctgggGGGGTTTATTTGTTGTTTTTCTTGTTCATTTATTTTATTGAACTTCTTGTTTTTCTTCTTTTTGATATTCTTTTTGTTCTTTTTCTTGATCTTTTTCTTCTTGATGTTTTTCTTCTTGATCTTTTTCTTTTTGatcttcttcttgttcttgttctttttcttcttgatctttttcttcttgctctttttgttcttgatctttttcttcttgctctttttgtccttgatctttttctttttgctctttttgttcttgatctttttcttcttgctctttttgttcttgatctttttcttcttgctctttttgTTCTTGATCTTTttctttttgttctttttgttcttcatctttttcttcttgctctttATCTTTTTCTTTTTGCTCTTTTTGTTCTTGATCTTTTTCTTCTTCATTTTCTTCCTTTTGATCTTCTTGATTTTTTGTTCTTGATGTTTTTCTTCTTTTTGATCTTctccttgttcttcttcttcttgatGTTATTGGTGTTCTTCTTGATTTTGTTTCTTTTCTTGCTGTATGAGCCTCGGATTCAGCAGTTTTGACCAGAATTCAGGTATATATCTATTTAAAGTGTTACAGCTCGAAGGTGCACAACATAAATTGTTTTTCCTTTTCACTGTTTGTCTTTCACCAAATGTACAACCGTCCTGGCCCGCTTTGCCAATTATTAGaaaagtgggtgtaatatcagcatCATAGCGCTTGGCCGGGAGTCTGACCACATGTTTATAATTTATGTCTTACAGTGGTGTGAACTATGAAATAAACATGACACCCGGCAGCTGCATGATGCGCCATATTCATTAATCAAGGAGCTGCCTCTTAGTGAATTTGGCGCTTCTTACTCCAGTGCTCCTGACATTGAGTTTGGTGTACTAGACGCCGTCTTTATAAATCGGGGCCATGGTCTTCATCCTacctagctctggaggagtgggaaTAAATCCCTGATTACTATAGAAAATTCCATGAAGCAGGAGAAGAAAAGGAGGATCCATTGAGGTGTCACTAGAATTCACGGGGCCCATATCATAGTGAGATAAGTGTTCAGCACCTTGTCCGAGAAAGAGAAAATGCAGCATTATTGGAAATAACTAAATCACGCTATAGTAACATATTTTTAATTAATCTGGTAATTAGTTCtgcggtatacagtatatatatatatatatatatatataaaatatttcttTCTATCTAACATTGCATGGATTCTTCTGCCCACTCGGGTTATGTGATCTCATTGATTGTCCCACAGAGTGAGACTGAATCTTTTATCGCAGGTACTGATGATGATTAGTCGGGATTCATAGCAGCGCCCTGTATGTTGCCTGGATATGGCATCATAATGctttttttattaaaatatcaaAAGAAATAGAAAACAGACATAAAATAATCAGATTCTACATGAAGCTACATGGTTACTCCTCATTGAGAGGCAGGAAAAGAAAGAGTGAAGATAAAATCATTCGTTAAAACAATCCAAAGTGTGTGACAATTGTTGGCGATTTTTATTTTCAGACTCTTCGGATCATTTTCTTTCATACTTGTAGCTTCTCTTTTCTAAGATGATGATCTCTTGTAGATGGCAGCAATGTCTGGCTATGACCACGCAGGATCTAGACGAGGGAAGGCAAACTCCTATCGCAGTTACTGAGGATGACTACACATCTCCTGCCTCATGTCTGATGATACACTTTAGGGACGGGGGCAGCGTAACATGTAATATTGGAGGTCCACAGAGCGCCTGATATTCTGTGCTTCTTGTATCACGTGTGCTGCGCGTCAGGACGTTATTAGTGTGTTTGTCACTTCTTCCTTTTAACATGAATGTGTAAGTGTCCATtagggaaaaaatatataaatctcagCTTTTGGCTGGAATTATTAGCACTTAGCCCATTGCTGAGCTGTGATGGGGGGCAACACACAGCCTAACAATCATTCCTGGGGGACCATGTGGAGGACTCCAGAACAATCTATATAACAGAGAGCATTCTGTGAGAGATGGAGGCAGGGGCCACGTGGAGCAGTCTGTGACAGATAGAGGGCCACGTGGAGCATTCTGTGAGAGATGGAGGGCCACGTGgagtgtcgcggacggaggaggggacgctgcgctctcccactgctcgggtccggcggctgctgctgctcggcggtggctcgagcggtgggccggatcccggggactcaagcggcgttcctcgcccgtgagtgaaaagggggggttttgattgtggggatgtgatattgtccgtgacgccacccacggttgtggtgagattggtgacaccaccgctgctctggacggggatcccgggagcggtgacagcgagcaactttgatgttagttctcccctccgtgggtagggggttggttgtcccggggcccggtgatggagtagggatggatggcaggcgggttaaggggcctggcgaggtgcagggtcgcgggggcagcgctgtgccgcacggcacggtggtactccctcagcccaatgatgtacacagagtctctgatgaaacaaacggctggatggatgggtcccacagacggctgctgttgtttttcccctgaccccaggttggtaatgtaagtcctttccggcaccttccgtacactcctcctgcgctccggtttccagctggcaccccggttcggtaccggtgggccaacgcccagccccggctacctatggttccaccagactgtcttcccggccctcgcagacggccactaccatctgcctgaatgctacacgagggacctaggctccaacctaggcccctgtctgcttctgccactctgcacacctcctctctcttcctctgcctggacttgtctgggcttgtttcctgcctcaggccagctaaactcctcggtgggcgtgcccatctgcctgactccgcccacctggtgtgtctgtctgaacccgaggaagaaatcaggtctcactggggaggactgctgtgaactgctgggggtgggggtttgtgtgtgttgttacctgtggcccctggcttgtccagggcgccacattcccccttagtaaaatgcagaccgtccgcgggctgcccgtcgatcaccggttttatttttcacgaactgaaaaagaataaaacattttttaaacattttcacacatgcatttttcataaaacttcccttacgggaggcataacacttcaaccgttgcaacagcaataaaacacttttaataacggcaatggaacgggtccttcagtcacccacccaaataacctggccctgatgctgcccctaagaagtgggcagcaccacttgatcccagtccaggaatgggcccagattccttaacgggatgggtgcttcgctaccgttgcggccgggcggactgccggagccgtcgtcatctccgtcgcggccgggtggactgccggggccgttgtcatcagcgatgccggacggacgggacatctcgcgcagcggtgttccaggaaccaaatagttGCAGAGTCCGTCCAGAGTTGCCATCTGCCCCCCCCCCTtagtgtctctctggcacctcctctacaggggcggggttttggctttcgcgcctccactggtcgaggagacgctcgagcgggaacttttcgcgcccaagatggcggcttcgcaaatttttaggccggacacctccggcggtcacaaggcgcacctctaccagacggcagagcggtaagatactgttcgtgatgccaagttgtcgcgggcggaggaggaaacgctgcgctctcccactgctcgggtccagccgctgctgctgcggctcggtggtggctcgagcggtggcccggatcccagggactcgagcggcgttcctcgcctgtgagtgaaaagggggttttgattgtggggatttgatattgtccgtgacgccacccacggttgtggtgagattggtgacaccgctgctctggacggggatctcgggagcaatgatagggagcagcctggatgttagttctctcctccgtgggtaggggggttggttgtcccggggcccggtgatggagtagggatggatggcaggcgggttacggggcctggtgaggtgctgggtcgcgggggcagcgctgtgccgcacggcacggtggtactcactcagccagtaaggctgctttcacacatccggcttgagctctgcggctcaatccggctgtgcaagctatgcaacggatgcggtaaaaacaccgcatcctttgcataagtttttcctttgcggccagtccggtttttgccgcttgcggcatgctactgagcatgcgcagtggcaaaaactgcatgcggcggccggatgcggttattgccgcatcgcgcagcatccggccgccataggcatgcattgtaaaatgcgccgcatcagccgaatgcggcgcaatgcggttttttttgccgcacgaaaaaacgtgccaggcaacgttccatccggccgccgcatcggctaagtctgccgcatgcggcaaaaaccggatggaacgcaaggccttgcggcacaaagcggcactaattaaagtctatgcagaaaaaacgcaaccggcagcaaaaaaaaccggttgcgattttcctgcaaagtgccggattgtgccgcattgcagaaaccggaggtgtgaaagcagcctaattcacacagagtctcctgtcaaacaaacggctggatggacgggtcccacagacggctgctgttgttttcccctgaccccaggttggtaatgtaagtcctttccgcgCACCTTCCGTAtgctcctcctgcactccggtttccagctagctccccggttcggtaccggtgggccaacgcccagccccggctacctacggttccacaagactgtcttcccggccctcgcagacggccactaccgcctgcctgactgctacacgagggacttaggctccaacctaggcccctgtctgcttctgccactctgcacacctcctctctcttcctctgcctggacttgtctgggcttgtttcctgcctcaggccagctaaactcctctgtgggcgtacccatctgcctgactccgcccacctggtgtgtctgtctgaacccgaggaagaaatcaggtctcactggggaggaCTACAATGAACtgctgggtgtgtgtgttgttacctgtggcccctggcttgtccagggcgccacaggagcagtctgtgagagatgGAGGGCCAcgtggagcagtctgtgagagatgGAGGGCCACGTGGAGCAGTCTGTGACAGATGGAGGGCCAcgtggagcagtctgtgagagatgGAGGGCCAcgtggagcagtctgtgagagatgGAGGGGCCATGTGGAGCAGTCTGTGACAGATGGAGGGGCCACGTGGAGCAGTCTGTGACAGATGGAGGGCCAcgtggagcagtctgtgagagacgGAGGGCGGAGGGCCAcgtggagcagtctgtgagagatgGAGGGCCAcgtggagcagtctgtgagagattGAGGGCCACGTGGAGCAGTCTGTGACAGATGGAGGGCCACGTGGAGCAGTCTGACAGATGGAGGGCCACGTGGAGTAATCTGTGAGAGATGGAGGGTCACGTGGAGCagtctgtggcagatggagggccacGTGGAGCAGTCTGTGACAGATGGAGGGCCAcgtggagcagtctgtgagagatggagggccatgtggagcagtctgtgagagatgGAGGACCACGTGGAGCAGTCTGTAAGAGATGGAGGGCCAcgtggagcagtctgtgagagattGAGGGCCAcgtggagcagtctgtgagagatgGAGGGGAATCAGTCTGTGTGAGAGGGGGGAttatagggagcagtctgtgtgagaggggggattatagggagcagtctgtgtgagaggggGGGATTATAGGGGGCAGTCTGTGTGAGAGGGGGATtatagggggcagtgtgtgtgagaggGGAATTAtaaggagcagtctgtgtgagaggggGATTattgttacagttgctgtggcactggagactatgttcagctttcttgctactgcacatgtgcgagcactggagtctatgtccagatttcttactactgcacatgtgcaagcgctggagactaagttctatcttggagccattgcacatgtgcgggtgacatcatcgctgacacgaggtcacatgtctctgacaccttctaagctgattggccgctggtcatgtgcttttgacacgtggtcacatgtctctgacaccttctataccgattggtcgctggtcatgtacttgtgacgctttgctcggtgataggccagcatgacgtcattgctgtcattctggcagcggattggctctggtgtcctccatcttggataaggcacagagtctatataagaccctgacgcatgccgcccggcgctcagtcctcttggttcatgcatgagagtagacgctctgtgcacgttcctccaggcatctctctgtctatgttaggtgagcgctaccggcagggtagcgttcttgtaccttacagcttcggttgcggtccatatccttacatcttagtggagcggacataggcaggtgcccgaAGCACATGgttcggctgggccttgtgattctactcgtaggtggacgttgccgctagggtaacgttccttatactgcgtctggcagttgttcgtatcctcgcacactagtggagcgaacagaggtaggagctttgtgcggcttacgctgctgtccgtctcttttgcaccactagaagagcggacctaggcaggtgccatatctagtggttcgtgtcctcgcacactagtggagcgaacgcaggtaggagctttgtgcggcttacgctgctgttcgtctcttttgcaccactagaagagcggacctaggcaggtgccatatctagtggttcgtgtcctcgcacactagtggagcgaacgcaggtaggagctttgtgcggcttacgctgctgtccgtctcctggcaccactagaggaacggacctaggtaggtgccatttcacactcactgcttttgtctctctgatctttaacagagaccattccacacaccctccaagtaagggaggaattgctttattttctaattatattcctctgtgagtataacagaggtattgcactctgcacttgtgctattattttttacagtggtacccttatataccccttatcctctgccatagtctgcagcaaagtctttgcacggtggaccctgactgtctgatactcctttcagttattatcagacagccccccgtaacattaggactgagccaagggtctggcagttatggcagaatatcagcagttacaccgttacatacaagtacttgagtcacggctcaagagtatagaggataaacctcagaccatggtgacatctggacATCATCCTCGACttgcaaacagatattctggcgatgccagatcatgtcgtggtttcattagtcggtgtcagatacacctagaggtcaactcttctcgcttctctacggagaggtccagagtaggctttatcatctccttacttcaggacaaagccttagaataggCGACTCCCTTATgttagcgctctgatgtggttactctgagacatcaggactttcttgaagctcttaaagcggtattcatgggtccgcaggttacccatgatgcggccctgagactgttagatctatctcagggttcgttatccactagttcttatgccattgcttttagaactctggtggcagaactagattggccagagaaggtgttgattcctatcttctggagagggttggcaggctatgtcaaggatgcccttgctactcgtgaggtccctgcttctctggaggacttgatcacagtagcaacgaggatcaatGAACGCCGAGtgaatgcttagggcgtgaggaacgtagactcgaggtctcttcctcacgctctaagcatcgggctattccagttgttgagggtcccccaccatcttcctcagcatctatctgaaacatctcccactcctatggagttaggtcatacgtcctccagactacgcaagtctggtcctcctatatgttacgtatgtcgtctggctgggcactatgccaacaagtgtcctagccgttagggaaactcccaggcctagtaaccattagaggggggttactagagacgtcttctgcaccctctaagtgttgtatcccaggtcagctctcgttatctgagaatacatggcctattatggcttttgtggattccgaagctgacgggacttttgtgtcctcaggatttgtaaagagacacaatattccctctatcatgttagaggcgcctattcctgtccgtgttgttaatggaactatgttgtctgactccattacattgaggacagttcccttgcacctttccctgtctcagggtcacatagaggagatttcttttcttgttttacctgagggtatagacgacgtccttctgggtcttccatggcttcggactcatgctcctcacattgactgggagtctgacagcattattagttggggttcgaaatgtcagtcccgatgtcttcccttaccacctaaggtcgttgcggttgcatcaactgatctctctcccatacctacaccctatctggatttcgctgacgtgttctccaaacagggtgctgaggttcttccaccccataggccgtatgactgtgccatagaccttatcccaggttcggttccacctaagagcagggtttaccccctgtcgatacctgagtcggaggccatgtcgacctatataagagagagtttagagaaggggttcattcgtaagtctgtctctcccgcgggagctgggtttttctttgttcggaagaaagagggtgatttgcgtccctgcatagattacaggggtctcaacgcaatcacaataaagaacaaatacccgttacct is a genomic window containing:
- the LOC142246840 gene encoding taste receptor type 2 member 8-like; translated protein: MVYHDPIISMYIAILSLETIYGVSTNAFIISLLSYYYVHGLDRSVSNVIILALSVSNVLYACVSYVNVLLLYCNPLVFLKTLITPSVYVFASFMITSSSWLTACLCFFYFMKIQTFRSGFLSWIKMKVNIAIPWMILMAELLSVVTASLHILEILEHSESPKNILLVQLAKMKASSNGVFPNNLYISFVSSCFPFLISVVTTTATVWSLNKHSKKMEKKQTKSSVSVKAYENTILNMIRLLIFYGIFYVTLFLFYFNLFASYTTGFWMFLMVIFLYAPVQSTLLIFSNTKL